The following is a genomic window from Nymphaea colorata isolate Beijing-Zhang1983 chromosome 3, ASM883128v2, whole genome shotgun sequence.
GCTAACCAATTGGCTGCCTTACTCTCTGCTTctgatagaaaaggaaaaggaaaggaaaattgagggagggagagagggagtaTCAAATCGTTTCATGTTGAATTACATGTTAAAATACAATGGAGTGACAAGCAGTGGAGGAGTCTGGAGTATTTAGGTTAGAATAGAAGACAAGGAGAACACACTATATGCTATGTAAGTTATCTAGGAACCCGGGTGATGAATGTGCAGAAATGACTGTAAACCTTGTAATACCACAAGGGAGTTACTTCGTTACAAGGCACCAAGATCTCAAAGAGAATCTGAGCTGCTGGGATTGCTGAACATAGTGGAGCTAATGCTGTATTATAAGATGATATTGATGCTTCTCCTAGGTATGGTCACTTTGGTGTACTGTTGCAAGCATATGTTTTCTTTGCTCTGAAGCCACACCTTTCAAGTGGTGGGCCTAGGGGTGGACATGATGATTGATTTTAGTAGGTGGGTGGACTAACTTGTTGCTGATAACTTAGAAGCAACAAGAAGGTGTTGTCTTCTGGCTGAGATGCGTATGCTGTGTGCTCATCGGGAGTATCAAGATGGGTAGTATCAATAACTATTATTGCTAGCTTATGGCAACAGTAACTGAACATAAGATAATAATGTTGTTTGCATCGGGTTTTCTTGTATTATCCTTGAGCCAAAAGCAAGGCAAGTCTAAAAGAAGACATGATACAATTGAAGGCGTAAGAAAGAAGAGATGAATAGAGAGCTCTAAGAAATGAGGCAGGGACATCAAATGCTGTAGAAAGGCTTAGTTTTACACTTTTACTTACTTGAGAACAGGTGGTTAAAATGGACTTGTAAACCCCAAGGCATGATGAGACAACACTATAGAGCCTGACTATTGCAGAGAAGTCAGTTGAATTAGGGATTCTAAGATATAATGTAAAGTTAATTTTAAGGATAGGGAGAGCCTGTTTGAAGGCCCTCCATGGCTGCTGGGGGCAAAATGCCCATGTTAATATGATACACATGTTTCGCGATGTACTTCTCTAACATCTTTCTGAGCAATATCCACATGAAAACTCGGTTCTTACATCATAGGTGGAGGGTAAAagacaacaaaggaaaaagttgGGAAAAAGGTTACAAAGGTCATAACTTAAATAGAGCTAATAGTGAAGGTTCTGTTAatctttttcaacaatttttatcttttgaaatttttggttTAGTACCTTGTTTTCCCACAAGTTCTATGTCTTCTATGTTGTTTTAAAAAAGACCATGTGTTGGTCTCCACCATATAGTTGcagttttctgttttgctttCATATCTTCTGTTTTCAAATGCTTTAACCTGGATTGTCTAAGTTTGGGAAACCATTGGCAGGTACCATTTATGAAACATATCATCATCTTTGTTGCTAAGTTTCTTACTTGCATGTTATAGGTCCATGTAATCCATGAGTGGGCTTGGGCAGGAACTCCAAATGAAGGTGCTGCTTGGCTCCGGCTGCAGAGGCTAGCTGACACATGGCATAGAATCTTGTTGATACCTGTAACTGGAGGAGTAATAGTTGGCATGATGCATAAATTGCTTGAAATCATTGACCAAATTGACCAGTCAAGATCTTCTCAGAGGCAAAGCTTTGATCTGCTGTCTGGAGTATTTCCAACCATAAAGGCTATCCAAGCTGCTGTGACTCTAGGAACTGGTTGTTCATTGGGTCCTGAAGGTCCAAGTGTTGATATTGGTAAATCATGTGCAAATGGTTTCTCCGAAATGATCGAAAACAATAGAGAACGAAGAATAGCTTTGATTGCAGCTGGTGCAGCGGCTGGGATTGCTTCAGGTGCACAAGTTTTTGGTTTAGTTTGAGTTTTGTTTATCTTTGAGGACAATATACAACGGACTGCTTGATCATGTCCAACCTTTACACTGAAGTGTTGATGGGGATGCACAGCATGATAACTCCATGACCATGGAAGATAGAAATATGATAATCTTGTGTTATGGGATGAATTAGTTACACTGAAGTTGATGGGGATGCACAGCATGATAACTCCATGACCATGGAAGATAGAAATATGATAATCTTGTGTTATGGCCTATGGGATGAATTAGATATAGTCCCGTTTCAAATGTTATTTAAGCTTCTCTGAACTGTTACATATCTGTTGCACTAATCATAGTTACTGATGGCAATGCTGATCTGGGcgtttttttccctcattttatTCTAGAAACCTGTTGTTTTGAAATGTCTTCCAATTTAGTTTATGATGCCATGTCTTTGAAAATGCACAACAGAGTAATACAAAAAACACCGTTTGTATGTATCTGTACAATGAGAGTGAAGTAGATAGACAACTGAAGAAACACTTTCATCTAAAAACTTTTCGCATGACTTCACTGAGCTTGACATTCTCTATAGATATTTACTTATACGTAAAGTTCAAATAAACAAGGTTCTGTATGATCAGGGATGAGTGTAATGGATGGAACTTTTTCCTATGTGGTGGTGCGATCAATCTATACATTTGTATGCTTTCTTATGCAATGTCTATTCTAGCTAATATAtgtgtgtctctgtgtgtgtgtgtgtctgcatCTGTTTCAGGTTTCTCTTTTGCCTTTATGTGTTTAGAATATTGATTTTATTAAGAAACTGTCGATTGAATATAAGACTAGAATTTCGCCAAGTCTTGTTGGGCTCTTTTAAGACATTCAAATTTTAGCTATTGGATTTGTAAATTGTTTTGACAGTTGCTGAAAGTTTGATACTCCAGCTCTCCAAGATGGCTTGACTTCTGATagcaaatttttgaaaactatggTGGTTCTTATGGTGTTCTATTCCAAAGATTATGCCTTTTTTGTGCCCCTTTGGGTTATAACTGTTAAAACTTTCTTCATTTGCAGGGTTCAATGCTGCAGTTGCAGGTTGCTTCTTTTCTATTGAGACTGTATTACGTCCACTTCGTGCAGAGAACTCTCCTCCATTTACAACTGCAATGATAATACTGGCTTCTGTCATATCATCAACTGTGTCAAATGTTTTACTTGGAGAGAGGCCAGCTTTTATTGTGCCCACGTATGAACTTAAATCTGCTGCTGGTATTTTTTCCTATTCTATCCCATCTAGCTATTATTTGAGTTGTGCCTTGAGACGGGTGGAgaaaaggaatacaaaaaaagaaaaaaaaaaaccatgtcaAGAAGTCCTATCGTAAGGTGCATGATGATTTTATATGGTTATAATGCATGGTTGGTGGTGCAGTGTCTGGAAgagttttttctgttttttttcttaggtAATTCATAGTACATCTCTTAGAAGACTTCTGATAGTATATCAGATGTCTGGTGCTTATTTGTATTAGTTTCTTCTTGCATTTGCAGTTCCTGCATTCATAAATTTTCTACTTGACAGTCGTAATGAGGAAGTCAAAAAATTGCTTTTAATGCTTATTTTGATATCTTGATTTCCATGTGTAGCAGTGTAAGTTGTTCACTTCTATTTTGAGGAAATGCTTTTGTGAAATCCCCGACCTTTTCTTacagaatttttttatgaaatgttaCAGTTTCTTCCCACTGGCAAGCCACTTTTTTAAGTATTATTTTGATGTTGTCATCATATGCTGCAAATAGGTTGTAGATTTTAAAGCTTTTAGCTTCCAACTGAGTTGTGAATCATTTTGTTTCTGATGTTTAaggatttttattttattttgtgcaGAGCTACCATTATATCTTATATTGGGCATGTTATGTGGTGTAGTAAGTGTTGCATTTACTCGTCTTCTGGCCTGGTTTACAAAGTTCTTTGAGCTTCTCAAGGAACGTTTTGGAGTTCCAGATGTTGTGTGTCCTGCATTAGGTGGTTTAGGTGCTGGGATAATAGCTCTTAGGTACCCTGGAATTTTGTATTGGGGCTTTACAAATGTTGAAGAAATTCTCCACACGGGAAAGAGTGCTTCTGCTCCTGGAATCTGGTTATTGGCTCAACTCTCAGGTGCTAAGGTAGTAGCTACTTCTCTGTGTAAGGGGTCAGGGCTTGTGGGTGGCCTGTATGCCCCTAGCCTGATGATTGGTGCTGCAGTTGGTGCTGTTTTTGGTGGATCTGCTGCAGAAATCATAAACTCAGCCATTCCTGGAAATGCTGCTGTTGCTCAGCCACAAGCATATGCATTAGTAAgttcatttaatattatttattttcataatatcTATTGATTTCTATTAACCTTTATCTGAGTTTATCCTATTCTTATTTTCCAGGTTGGGATGGCTGCAACATTAGCTTCAGTTTGCTCTGTTCCATTAACTtctgttttgcttctttttgagTTGACTAAGGACTACAGAATTTTGCTTCCTCTCATGGTAAATTCTTGTACTAAAGCTCTCCAATTATTGAATGTTCTTTTAATGGTAAATTATGCGTCCACAGGGAATGGCTTTACATGTTAATTTCAGTAATCTGCTTCTTGGGGTTTTGAATATATATACCAATATAGCATTGTGAAATGTATAGATTTTACATCATCAACAAAATACAGTTTTAGGGCTCCGACAACAATACATATTTGAGGCAATAAAGGTGGACGATGATATCCGTTATCCACTTTTTAAATAGGTATCATGTTTACTGTGTTATATTTGAACATAGTTTGAATTAAGATGATGATTAATTCATTTCAATAAGTTGAGATGGCATCTCGAGTTGCATTTGCATTTTGTTGAGATTTATCTTTCcacttccttttttctttgatgtCTGCTTCTCTGGTTCCCAGGTTTTCATTTTACTTGCTCAAGTATTTGATATTTCTACTTAACATGCTTTATGCTATTacggaaaaaaataaaagtaaaattggTGTTGCCTTGTAGAAAGCTTGTGAAATTGTAAGATTGCCTGTATCTGGATATCTTTCTGCTGTTTGATATTGGTCTAAATACTTATGTGCTAGACAAGGGTTAACGTGCAGTTGCTGCAAAAGTTTGTTTTAGAATATCCTCATTTTCATATGCTATGTGAAATTCAAGATTTGTCCTCTCTAGGCTTACTTTTTAAATGTCGCGTTTCTGATAATCCAACTAATATGTtgttcaagctgaccttgttTAAAAATGTTATAAACAGGGGGCTGTTGGATTAGCAATATGGGTTCCTTCAGTTGCAAATCAACCCAAGGACAATGAATCATCTGAGAGGGGATCTGGACGGGCTTATACATCTGTTTCAACTACTGAAGACAAAAATTTGATCTCATGGCATCACTCAGATGGTGTAAGCAATGTGGAACTCTCTAACATAGGCAACCCCGTTGACCACGAAATGATGAAAGAAGATGCAGCCTTGGATGGACTTAAGGTTTGCTtcagtgttttcttttttcttttttttctttttttttgtaaattaagTAGGTCCAACTAGGCCAGCAAGTCATCTCTGAACAGATCTGAAAGTATTGTTGTCATTATATCCATGTCCAATCTTGCAAACAGCTCTAGAGGTTTTCCTTTTTGACATCACTAATCTTCAAATTTCTACTGAAACCTTCATTCGCAAAGCATGTGCTTTGACATTTTCCTGAATGTGAAGAACATTATTTCTTacttttttgtttgattgtaAGCATTAACCTCAGATGTAATTCTTGAATCAGGTTTCTCAGGCTATGTCTAAGGAGTATGTCAAAGTATTGAAAACGGCGACATTGGAAGACACAGTAAAACTGATTGTGGAAAATCGCCAAAGTTGTGCTCTTGTAGTTGATAGTGATGATCTTCTAGAAGGAATTCTTACTCTCGGTGATGTACAGCG
Proteins encoded in this region:
- the LOC116250565 gene encoding chloride channel protein CLC-f, producing MSGGEFGDHAYLLRSTGPSSDTDLESQAGRGGIRDLLKRLERGLSGRRLSRKHLDREGLPISPLPLSSSPSGSSAQPHDVLGDGAPPEWALLLIGCLLGLATGLCVAAFNHGVHVIHEWAWAGTPNEGAAWLRLQRLADTWHRILLIPVTGGVIVGMMHKLLEIIDQIDQSRSSQRQSFDLLSGVFPTIKAIQAAVTLGTGCSLGPEGPSVDIGKSCANGFSEMIENNRERRIALIAAGAAAGIASGFNAAVAGCFFSIETVLRPLRAENSPPFTTAMIILASVISSTVSNVLLGERPAFIVPTYELKSAAELPLYLILGMLCGVVSVAFTRLLAWFTKFFELLKERFGVPDVVCPALGGLGAGIIALRYPGILYWGFTNVEEILHTGKSASAPGIWLLAQLSGAKVVATSLCKGSGLVGGLYAPSLMIGAAVGAVFGGSAAEIINSAIPGNAAVAQPQAYALVGMAATLASVCSVPLTSVLLLFELTKDYRILLPLMGAVGLAIWVPSVANQPKDNESSERGSGRAYTSVSTTEDKNLISWHHSDGVSNVELSNIGNPVDHEMMKEDAALDGLKVSQAMSKEYVKVLKTATLEDTVKLIVENRQSCALVVDSDDLLEGILTLGDVQRGISKASDGSRGDATVLAVNSSSPVSAVCTRGIRYRGSERGLLVCYPDTELLIAKELMEAGGVKQLPVVKQGGNERKEHRRRTVALLSYDSIRRCLREELEHRKSIYQQRTENDLEININGH